The DNA region ATTCTAATAAAAAACATAGAATAGATAGTTTATCTAAAGGTGTAGAATTTTTTATAGAAAAAAATTTTTATGATAATTTAATATTATCAACAACAGCAAGATTTAGTAGTGATGAAATAAAAAATAGTAGTAAAAAAGACTTAATTGGTAATAGAGTCGAAAATAAAGCAAATAATCAATATGATATTGATTTAGAATATAGACTAAAAAAATTTAAATTTTTTAGTAAATTAACTCATATTTCAAGTAGATATGCAAATGAAAAGAATAGTGAGAAATTAAACGCTTATACTATAGCTACTCTTGGAAGCTCTTTTTATACAAAATTAAAAAATAGTAATTTGAAATTTGATTTTAATATAAGAAATATTTTTAATAAAAAATATTTTATTGATTCAGATACTCAAGGTGAAAATAGAAATTATTTTTTAAATATGATTATGAAATTTTAAAATATATTTAATTTATAATTCTTAGCTTAAGTAAATATTAAATTATATATCATTAATTAAAAGGAGTTATCATGAAGATTAAATTATTTATTGGTATTTTTTGTTTATTGTCATTTATTTCTCTAAATGCATATGAACTAAATGGTGATTTAAAGCTACAATGGACAGGGTATAAAACTGAAGATAAAGTTGGTGTTTCAGGAACTTTTAAAGAGATAAAATTAAAAATTAAGAAAAATGATAATTTTGTTGACTTCTTAAAAAGTGCAAATGTTAAAATTAATACTCTTAGTTTAGATTCTGGTTTAGATGTTAGAAATAAAAGTATGGTAAATACACTTTTTTCTTTAAAAAGTTCACAAAAAATTACAGCATCAATTACAAAAGTTGATGAAAAAGCACATACTTTGAATATGAAACTAACTATGAATAAAGTAACAAAGAATGTTCCCATGAAATATATGATTAAAGATGGAAAAGTTATGGCAAAAGGTGAAATTGATATATTAAACTATAAAATGAGTGACTCTTTTGCTAAATTTGCTAAAGAGTGTTTTGATTTACACAAAGGTAAAACTTTTTCAGAAGTTACCGTAGCTTTTGAATTGCCATTTAAAAAGTAGTAAATAACTATAACAAGCAGAAAAATACTGCTTGTTATATCTTTCAAATTTTTCCTCTAGACTTTTATCTTTATACAATACATTATTATTTATTTTCTATTAAGAACAAGCAAACTTTTTTTAGTTTTATAACTTTTATATCTAATAGAGAACAAAAATGTATAAACATAATAATATATCATTATTAATAATTATTATCATAATTAAGTATTTACTAAGTAAATTTTGCTAATATTTTGCCTTTGCAAAGAGTTTGCAACAAATAAATACAAGGAAAAATATGCATAAAAAAGTTTTTTCGATATTATCAGTATCTTTTATATTGATTCCTAATATAATGCTTTCAGCTGGAACAAAAACTGATAATGTTTCTTTATCTGATGTAACAATTGTAAGTAATTCAGATGAGAATAAACAATCTTATTATAAAACAGAATCTACCTCTGTTACGCGTACAAATACACCTCTTTTAGAAACAGCACAATCTGTTCAAATAGTTACAGATGATATATTAAATGATATGGGGATGGTAAGTCTTGATGATACATTAGATTATGTAAGTGGAATTTCAAGACAAAATGATTTTGGGGGAGTATGGGATAACTTTTCAATTAGAGGTTTTTCTGGGCATGAAAATACAGAAATAAGTATGCTAAAAAATGGTTTTGCTGATAATAGAGGATATAATGCTCCTCGTGATGCAGCAAATATTGAAAGTATTGAGGTTTTAAAAGGACCTTCTGGGGCTCTTTATGGAAATACTGAACCTGGTGGAACAATAAATATTGTTACAAAACAACCAAAATTTACCAATGAAAATTCTATTACAACTATGGCTGGAAGTGATGATTTTTATAGACAATCAGCAGATTTAACAGGACCTTTAAGTGAATCTTTTGCTTATCGTTTAAATGTAGCAGCTGAAAATAAAAAAAGTTTCCGTGATTATATTGAGAGTGAAAGATATGTTGTAGCACCTTCATTTCTTTGGCTAATAAATGACAATACTCATTTAACATATATGGGTTGAATATATTAGACAAGAAGCTCCTTTTGATAGAGGAATAGTCGCCTTTGATGGTGATCTTAATGGTGTTGATCATAAAACATTTTTTGGAAATCCAAAAGATGATAATATGGTACTTGAAAATTTTACGCATCAATTAATGTTAGAACATGATTTTTCAAATAATTGGAGTACAAAAATTGGTTTAGCCTATAAAACTGGAGATTTTAAAGGAACAGGTGCAGAGGTAAAACCTTTTGTAAATGTTACTACTGATTCTTTGATGCTTCGTTCTAGATATAAAGACTTTGAGTCAGATGATATTTCTTTGCAAGCAGATGTAAAAAATGTTTCAACTATAAAAGGTTTAAAAAATACTCTTTTATTTGGTATGGAAACATATCGTTATGAGTTAGATTTTGCTTTATATAATTTAAATAATACAGTAAGAATGGATAATATAAGAGGTAATCCAACATATACTACTTTAGCTACAGGAAAAGGTAATATCATAAGAGATGAAAATCAAGTGCAAAGAGGAATGGCGTTTTTTGCACAAGATGAATTAGCTTTATCTGATTCATGGAGATTACTTGTTGGTTTAAGATATGATAAAATTGATACTCAATTAGAAGAATATAAAAAAGGTATTACATATTCTCAAAATGATTATGCCTTATCTCCTAGAATAGGCTTAACTTATCTTATTAATCCTAATTGGTCTTGGTATGCTACTTCTGGAAAATCATTTAGACCAAACTCTGGTTTAGATAAAAATGGGAATACTTTTGAAGCAGAAGAAGGAATCTCTTTAGAAACAGGTCTGAAATTTGAATCAGATAATAAAGACTTAGGAGCAAGTTTAGCTTTATATAGAATAGATAAAGAGAATGTATTAACAGGTTCTGATCCTAGTGGTGTTTATTCTATTGCAGCAGGTGAAGTAAGAAGTCAAGGTATAGAGTTTGATATATCTGGAAAATTAAACTCTCATATAAAAATCAATGCAAACTATACTTATACAGATACTGAAGTTACTAAAGATACAGGTGGTGCTGTTGATTGGTCAACTGGAAAAGTTGTGAATTTAGAAGGTAAAGCTTTATCAAATGTTCCTAAACACAGTGGCGCACTTCTTTTAATGTGGGAAGATGATTTATCAAATAATTCTTCTTATGGTATAGGAAGTAATGTTATATATGTAGGAAAAAGAGAAGGAAATTATATCAATAGTTTTAAATTACCTGATTATACTACAGTTGGATTACTTTCTTATTGGCAAGTTAATAAAAGTTTAAAATTAAAATTTAATGTTAATAATATTTTTGATAAAGAATATATTGCAAGTAGTTATGACCGTTCATGGGCAGTACCTGGCTCACCAAGACGTTTTACCTTAAGTATGAATTATAAATTCTAATGTAATTTCAATTAAAAAAAGAGTCTATTTTAATAGACTCTTTTTTTAATATTAAATTTACTTTATATTTTTAAAACTGCCATAAAAGCTTCTTGTGGTACATTTACTTTTCCAATAGCTTTCATTCTTTTTTTACCAGCTTTTTGTTTTTCTAAAAGTTTTCTTTTTCTTGTAATATCACCACCATAACATTTTGCAGTAACATTTTTACCCATTGATTTTACCGTTTCTCTTGCAATAATTGTAT from Malaciobacter molluscorum LMG 25693 includes:
- a CDS encoding TonB-dependent siderophore receptor, whose translation is MHKKVFSILSVSFILIPNIMLSAGTKTDNVSLSDVTIVSNSDENKQSYYKTESTSVTRTNTPLLETAQSVQIVTDDILNDMGMVSLDDTLDYVSGISRQNDFGGVWDNFSIRGFSGHENTEISMLKNGFADNRGYNAPRDAANIESIEVLKGPSGALYGNTEPGGTINIVTKQPKFTNENSITTMAGSDDFYRQSADLTGPLSESFAYRLNVAAENKKSFRDYIESERYVVAPSFLWLINDNTHLTYMG
- a CDS encoding YceI family protein, with translation MKIKLFIGIFCLLSFISLNAYELNGDLKLQWTGYKTEDKVGVSGTFKEIKLKIKKNDNFVDFLKSANVKINTLSLDSGLDVRNKSMVNTLFSLKSSQKITASITKVDEKAHTLNMKLTMNKVTKNVPMKYMIKDGKVMAKGEIDILNYKMSDSFAKFAKECFDLHKGKTFSEVTVAFELPFKK
- a CDS encoding TonB-dependent siderophore receptor, with the protein product MRQEAPFDRGIVAFDGDLNGVDHKTFFGNPKDDNMVLENFTHQLMLEHDFSNNWSTKIGLAYKTGDFKGTGAEVKPFVNVTTDSLMLRSRYKDFESDDISLQADVKNVSTIKGLKNTLLFGMETYRYELDFALYNLNNTVRMDNIRGNPTYTTLATGKGNIIRDENQVQRGMAFFAQDELALSDSWRLLVGLRYDKIDTQLEEYKKGITYSQNDYALSPRIGLTYLINPNWSWYATSGKSFRPNSGLDKNGNTFEAEEGISLETGLKFESDNKDLGASLALYRIDKENVLTGSDPSGVYSIAAGEVRSQGIEFDISGKLNSHIKINANYTYTDTEVTKDTGGAVDWSTGKVVNLEGKALSNVPKHSGALLLMWEDDLSNNSSYGIGSNVIYVGKREGNYINSFKLPDYTTVGLLSYWQVNKSLKLKFNVNNIFDKEYIASSYDRSWAVPGSPRRFTLSMNYKF